One genomic segment of Hordeum vulgare subsp. vulgare chromosome 2H, MorexV3_pseudomolecules_assembly, whole genome shotgun sequence includes these proteins:
- the LOC123428889 gene encoding integrin-linked protein kinase 1-like yields MLDSNGNGMHHEDDDGLFTDSDPVLPDPSQMGAHNGILLREWRRYVRSLSLLLSPRSTFAFGLILYEMIEGSPAFHPKPQEEAAKMICSEGLRPLFKNKSKSYPEGVKELIQECWDPTPSGRPTFSDIIVCLNKISASCSKQTRWRDNFKLPWYSSH; encoded by the exons ATGCTCGACTCCAATGGCAATGGCATGCAccacgaggacgacgacggccTCTTCACCGACTCCGACCCCGTCCTCCCCGACCCTTCCCAGATGGGGGCCCATAATGGAATCCTCCTCCGCGAGTGGCGCCGGTACGTGCGCTCCCTCTCCTTGCTCCTCTCGCCTAGATCAACATTTGCATTCGGTCTCATTCTTTATGAG ATGATTGAAGGATCTCCTGCATTTCACCCAAAGCCTCAAGAGGAAGCGGCCAAGATGATTTGTTCAGAGGGTTTGAGACCATTATTCAAGAATAAATCCAAATCATATCCTGAGGGCGTGAAAGA GCTAATACAAGAGTGCTGGGATCCAACACCTTCCGGCAGGCCAACGTTCTCAGATATAATTGTATGCCTGAACAAGATATCTGCAAGTTGTTCCAAGCAAACTCGCTGGAGAGACAACTTCAAGCTACCATGGTACAGTTCTCACTGA